A window of the Vigna angularis cultivar LongXiaoDou No.4 chromosome 3, ASM1680809v1, whole genome shotgun sequence genome harbors these coding sequences:
- the LOC128195732 gene encoding uncharacterized protein LOC128195732, which produces MENQVEVQEGMKADIRQLKEQMRQVLKTLDALQSPGCLCTQRSQQGVPEAQTFPSYGLPPNYTPPSGVDSRHLDTQKAEGNAAEVEDEPGATTFTIPRQTIQLDFKDDKSRLEVPEKRLRAIEGEGSFEFGDAKKLCLVPDVVIPPKFMLPEFEKYRGNTCPRGHISMYCRKMAAYAHDEKLLIHFFQESLIDETLTWYMRLDTTHIYSWKHLVETFLRQYGYDKDLTPDRAQLQNMVKKESESFREYAQRWREIDAQVEPSLNDKEMTTTFSSTLQPPFYEHMLSISVSSSFTDIVVIGERVESGIRNGKFALGPELVASLNEYDPRREKGKERRANSHFIACPQMSHSYGSSRATERRNYNRDEKGVNFTPIPMTYTELLPDLLRRNLIKICPTRPI; this is translated from the exons atggagaaccaagtaGAAGTTCAAGAGGGAATGAAGGCCGATATCCGAcagctgaaggaacaaatgagacaGGTCCTAAAGACCCTGGATGCCTTACAAAGTCCTGGATGTTTATGCACACAACGATCACAACAAGGAGTTCCAGAAGcacaaactttcccttcctatggtcttcCCCCGAATTATACTCCACCCTCAGGAGTGGACTCGAGACATCTTGACACTCAAAAGGCCGAAGGTAATGCAGCTGAAGTAGAAGACGAGCCTGGGGCAACCACTTTTACAATTCCTAGGCAGACGATCCAACTAG ATTTTAAGGACGATAAGAGCAGATTAGAAGTCCCTGAGAAGAGGTTGAGAGCCATAGAGGGtgaaggaagttttgaatttggagatgcTAAAAAACTATGTTTGGTTCCTGACGTGGTGATACCTCCAAAGTTCATGTTGCCAGAGTTTGAGAAATATCGGGGAAATACTTGCCCGAGGGGCCACATAAGCATGTACTGCAGGAAAATGGCAGCTTATGCCCACgatgaaaaacttttgattcactTCTTCCAAGAAAGTTTAATTGACGAAACTCTAACTTGGTACATGCGCTTAGATACTACTCACATCTACTCATGGAAGCATCTGGTTGAGACATTCCTAAGGCAGTATGGATATGATAAAGATTTGACACCTGACAGAGCACAATTGCAGAACATGGTGAAGAAAGAATCTGAATCATTCAGAGAATATGCCCAAAGGTGGAGAGAGATAGATGCTCAAGTAGAACCGAGTCTGAACGACAAGGAGATGACTACCACGTTTTCGAGTACTCTACAACCACCATTTTATGAGCACATGTTAAGCATCTCAGTCTCCTCAAGTTTTACTGACATAGTAGTAATTGGAGAGAGGGTTGAGAGTGGCATAAGAAATGGAAAATTTGCACTAGGCCCAGAGCTAGTAGCAAGTTTAAATGAGTATGATCCTAGACGTGAGAAAGGCAAAGAACGAAGAgctaattcacattttattgCCTGTCCTCAAATGTCGCATTCCTATGGGTCTAGTCGAGCAACTGAACGAAGAAATTACAATCGTGATGAGAAGGGCGTCAACTTCACTCCTATCCCCATGACCTATACAGAGCTACTACCAGATCTTCTCCGCAGAAACCTCATAAAGATTTGTCCAACTAGGCCTATATGA